A region from the Caldicellulosiruptor naganoensis genome encodes:
- a CDS encoding FMN-binding glutamate synthase family protein, translated as MNLRRPNANEATGTFNRSRDVVPMSGLCTRCVDGCQGNCEIFLASFRGREVLYPGPFGEVTAGADKNYPVDYSHLNIQGYAVGAKGLPEGVEANPDTAIFPNVDTTTEYGWEKKVKMKVPIFTGALGSTEIARKNWEHFAVGAAISGITLVCGENVCGVDPELELTSDGKVKKSPEMDRRITTYKRFYEGWGEILVQMNVEDTRLGVAEYVIEKHGLDTIELKWGQGAKCIGGEIKVNSLERALELKKRGYIVLPDPTLKEVQEAFKKGAIREFERHSRLGFIEKESFLKEVERLRSIGFKRITLKTGAYSAVELAMALRFGAEAKLDLITIDGAPGGTGMSPWPMMNEWGIPTFYLEALAYQFAEKLTKRGFRVPDLAIAGGFSTEDGVFKAIAMGAPYVKAVCMGRALMIPGMVGKNIEKWLKEGNLPKTVSKYGTTPEEIFITYEELKEKYGDEIKNIPLGAIGIYTFVQKFKTGLQQLMAGSRNFRISTISRKDLIALTEDAAKISGIPYVMDAYREEAERILEE; from the coding sequence ATGAACTTAAGAAGGCCAAATGCGAACGAAGCAACTGGTACATTTAACCGTTCAAGAGATGTTGTTCCTATGTCAGGACTTTGTACAAGGTGTGTTGATGGATGTCAGGGTAATTGTGAAATCTTTTTAGCATCATTTAGAGGAAGAGAGGTTTTGTATCCTGGACCGTTTGGCGAGGTCACTGCAGGTGCTGACAAAAATTATCCTGTCGACTATTCACATTTAAACATCCAAGGTTATGCAGTCGGCGCAAAGGGTCTTCCTGAAGGTGTTGAAGCAAATCCTGATACAGCAATCTTTCCAAATGTTGACACAACGACAGAATACGGTTGGGAAAAGAAGGTTAAGATGAAGGTTCCAATATTTACGGGTGCACTTGGATCAACAGAGATTGCACGCAAGAACTGGGAGCACTTTGCAGTTGGTGCGGCTATCTCAGGTATCACACTTGTCTGTGGTGAGAATGTCTGTGGTGTTGACCCAGAGCTTGAACTTACATCGGATGGCAAGGTCAAAAAATCTCCTGAGATGGACAGAAGAATCACAACATACAAGAGGTTTTATGAGGGCTGGGGCGAAATACTTGTTCAGATGAATGTTGAGGACACGCGCCTTGGTGTTGCAGAGTATGTCATTGAAAAGCATGGGCTTGACACAATCGAACTCAAATGGGGTCAGGGTGCAAAGTGCATTGGCGGTGAGATAAAGGTAAATAGCTTAGAGAGAGCTCTTGAGCTGAAAAAAAGAGGGTATATAGTACTTCCTGATCCAACTTTAAAAGAAGTGCAGGAGGCATTCAAAAAAGGTGCAATCAGAGAATTTGAAAGACATTCAAGGCTTGGTTTTATTGAGAAGGAAAGCTTTTTGAAAGAGGTTGAGAGATTAAGAAGCATTGGATTTAAGAGGATTACTCTCAAAACAGGTGCTTACTCAGCTGTGGAGCTGGCAATGGCGCTGAGGTTTGGTGCTGAGGCAAAGCTTGACCTGATAACAATAGATGGTGCACCAGGTGGCACAGGCATGAGCCCGTGGCCTATGATGAATGAATGGGGAATTCCGACATTTTACTTAGAAGCATTGGCATATCAGTTTGCAGAGAAGCTTACTAAAAGAGGTTTCAGAGTTCCTGACCTTGCAATTGCAGGCGGATTTTCAACAGAAGATGGAGTGTTCAAAGCAATTGCAATGGGCGCTCCATATGTAAAAGCTGTTTGTATGGGAAGAGCATTAATGATACCAGGAATGGTAGGCAAAAACATTGAAAAGTGGCTGAAAGAAGGTAATTTGCCAAAGACAGTTTCCAAGTATGGAACAACACCAGAAGAGATATTTATCACATATGAAGAGCTCAAAGAAAAATATGGTGATGAAATAAAGAATATTCCTCTTGGTGCAATTGGTATTTACACATTTGTACAGAAATTCAAAACAGGTTTGCAGCAGCTTATGGCAGGTTCGAGAAACTTCAGAATTTCTACAATCTCAAGAAAGGATTTGATTGCACTCACAGAAGATGCTGCAAAGATATCGGGTATTCCATACGTAATGGATGCGTACAGAGAAGAGGCAGAGAGAATTTTAGAGGAATAA
- a CDS encoding phenylacetate--CoA ligase family protein, which translates to MDIFAILIRNVFFPLMELFKGNRIRKKLNILRNNQSKSKLEIENIQKEELKKLLLFCLEHVPAYKKFEYLREKIMTEPENALLEFPILEKKEFNQNRDLYLSDKANLSRCILNKTGGSTGEPVKFYIDRETVEWYEAARYLGLSWWGINIGDRCLMLWASLNDIENTKSLKDKLKELVLKNRLIISSWEINERNIRNIAKKIQKYKPSFIYAYPSAAYKLASLIKENKIELRLKLKGVVTTAENLYKYQKDLIEEVFKCPVINEYGARDGGIIAYQCRKGKMHLMTLTGYYEFVDIEGVEDKNKKAILVTDLHNYVMPRLRYRLGDVVTLDDEMCDCGIGFPTIKEIDGRIDEIFVAKSGEIYDSHFFNILAREMEGVLQYQLIQHDLDNMTLKIVKGKRFDEREVEQFVKSIKSKFGDISIKVDYVNEIPTGPSGKIRYTIREYKIPIMRTLLPLVKIGATMLALLSIDL; encoded by the coding sequence ATTGAATATTTTGAGAAATAATCAATCAAAAAGTAAATTGGAGATTGAAAACATCCAGAAGGAAGAGTTAAAAAAACTACTTCTTTTTTGTCTGGAGCATGTCCCAGCATACAAAAAGTTTGAATATTTAAGAGAAAAAATTATGACCGAACCAGAAAACGCTTTGCTTGAATTTCCTATCTTAGAGAAAAAAGAGTTCAACCAAAATAGAGATTTGTATTTGTCTGACAAAGCAAATTTATCTCGCTGTATTCTCAACAAAACAGGTGGTTCTACAGGTGAGCCTGTGAAGTTTTACATAGACAGGGAGACAGTTGAGTGGTACGAGGCAGCAAGGTATTTGGGACTTTCATGGTGGGGGATTAATATTGGCGACAGGTGTCTTATGCTTTGGGCGTCCTTAAATGATATTGAAAATACAAAGAGTTTGAAAGACAAACTTAAAGAGCTTGTGTTGAAAAATAGACTGATAATCTCATCTTGGGAGATAAATGAAAGAAATATAAGAAATATAGCAAAGAAGATTCAAAAATACAAGCCTTCCTTTATATACGCTTATCCTTCGGCTGCTTATAAACTTGCAAGCCTTATTAAGGAGAATAAGATAGAGCTCAGATTAAAACTAAAAGGTGTTGTTACAACAGCCGAGAATTTATATAAATACCAGAAAGATTTGATAGAAGAGGTTTTCAAATGTCCTGTGATAAATGAATATGGTGCAAGAGATGGAGGTATTATTGCCTATCAATGCAGAAAAGGTAAGATGCATTTGATGACTCTAACAGGCTATTACGAGTTTGTCGATATTGAAGGTGTGGAGGATAAAAACAAAAAAGCTATTCTAGTTACAGACCTTCACAATTATGTAATGCCAAGGCTGAGGTATCGGCTTGGAGATGTTGTAACTTTGGATGACGAGATGTGTGACTGTGGGATAGGTTTTCCTACTATCAAGGAAATAGATGGTAGGATAGACGAGATTTTTGTGGCAAAAAGTGGTGAAATTTATGATAGCCATTTCTTTAACATATTAGCAAGAGAGATGGAGGGAGTGCTACAGTATCAGCTCATTCAGCATGATTTAGATAATATGACACTTAAGATTGTAAAAGGAAAAAGATTTGATGAAAGAGAAGTAGAACAATTTGTAAAGAGTATTAAAAGTAAGTTTGGCGACATTTCCATAAAGGTTGATTATGTAAATGAGATTCCAACTGGACCCTCAGGCAAAATAAGATATACAATCAGAGAATACAAAATCCCCATTATGAGAACACTTTTACCGTTGGTAAAAATTGGCGCAACAATGTTAGCTTTACTTAGTATAGATCTATGA